The region GCGGCATGAGGCATGAGGTGTTCTCGCGTGGCTGACCGTCATAAAACGGTTCGTTAGCCCTGACGAAGCAATACCCGTGCCCACATCGAATGAATCAGCTGGACGCGCGCTATGCACAGCTCAAAATGCAGCCACCGGGAAGCGCAGCGAGGCTGCGATCGGCCGCAAAGCCGGATAATACGGTGGGGGCAGGCCCGCCCTCGCGGACAGGTTTGGCGACTGCTGCGCAATCGGTCGCAGCCTTGCTGCACTCGGCAGCGGCTACGGGGAAACAGCCAGGCGTCAATCTTCTGCCTGGTCGTCCCCTTCACGACGGCTCATGCCGTACTTGCGCATTTTTTCAACCAGCGTAGTACGCCGGATGCGCAGACGCTCAGCGGCACGCGCCACGATGCCATTGGCATCGTCCAGCGCCTGCTGAATCAGCACTTGCTCCAGACCGGCGAGGTAATCCTTGAGGTCCAGGCCTTCGGGCGGCAGCATCGCCGTGGCCGTGAAATCGGGGGCATTGTTGATCGCTGCACGCTCTTCCAGGTCGCAACGCAGGTTCTCGACCATCTGCTCGTCTTCGTCGTCGACGTAGCGGAATTTCTTCGGCAGTTCGGCGATACCAATCACTCCATACGGATGCATGATTGCCATGCGCTCGACCAGATTGGCCAGCTCCCGGACATTCCCCGGCCACCCGTGACTGCACAGCGACATGATGGCGCCGGAATTGAAGCGGATCGAGCCGCGTTTTTCGTGCTCCATGCGCGAGATCAACTCGTTCATCAGCAACGGAATGTCTTCGACCCGCTCGCGCAAGGGGGCCATTTCGATCGGGAACACGTTGAGGCGGTAGTACAAGTCTTCGCGAAAGGCGCCGACCTCAATCATGCTTTCGAGGTTTTTGTGAGTCGCGGCAATGATCCGCACGTCCGCGCTTTGGGTCTTGTTGCTGCCCACCCGCTCAAACGTCCGCTCCTGCAACACCCGCAGCAGCTTGACCTGCATCGGCAACGGCATGTCACCGATCTCATCGAGGAACAGCGTACCGCCGTTGGCCAACTCAAAACGCCCGGCGCGGCTGGTGATTGCTCCGGTGAAGGCGCCCTTCTCATGGCCGAACAGCTCACTCTCAAGCAGTTCGGCAGGAATCGCCCCACAGTTAACCGGCACAAAGGGCGCATCGCGGCGCTTGGAATGGTAATGCAGGTTACGGGCGACCACTTCCTTGCCAGTCCCGGACTCACCGAGGATCAGCACGCTGGCCTCGGTGTCGGCCACTTGCTGCATCATTTGCCGCACGTGCTGAATCGCACGGCTGGTGCCCACCAGGCTGCGGAATAAATTGGGTTCACGATGCCGGCCACGCACACGGGCATGATCGTACATCTCGCGATAAACCTGCGCACGGTGCAGGGAATCAAGCAATTTGCTGTAGCTGGGAGGCATTTCGAGGGTGGACAGCACCCGGCGGCGCTGATCTTCAGGCAGGTCGACCGAAGAAATTTCACCTAAAAGCATGATGGGCAGGAACTCATCCCATGCAGCGAGTGTCTTAAGCAGTCCTGATACGCCGCCAGCGATGCTGACGTCGCCGACCAGGACACAAAGCACTTCACGACTCGACGACAGAGCGCTCACCGCCTGTTCCCAGTCGTGGCTAGGGCTGGCTAAATTTTCTTCACCCAGAAAATTTAAAATCACCGCCAAATCGTGGCGGCGAGCGCTATCGTCATCGATTAGCAGAATTTTGGTTTCACGCCACATGCAATAGCAACTTCCCTAGTCAACTCAATGCCCTGGCCAAGCAGGACATATTCGTCGCCCTGACCCGATGGATATCCAAGACGACTAAAAAACAAAATAACGCGCTAGTTAAGTCAAAAAACCGTGCATAGTCAAATTTATGGCGCTTTAAACGCGATTAACCACATCTTTTTTAGGCCTTAACCAAAGAGATGGTAAACCTTTGAAGCATTTTTTGCTTGATTGATCTGCCCCATTTGCTCAACGAGCAATTGCCGCTCATCCGTCGCCGCCTCCAGCAGCATGCGATACACCACCAACAACCCTTCCAGGTTCTCGCGCAACACCGCCTCATCCAGCGGTGCTTCATCCAGTACGCTCTCGACACATACCCGACACGCCGAGTCCAGCTCACCGATCGCATCCCAATTACGCTCGGCCAGAGCATCAATCAGCGCTACGCGGGTTTCTTGAATTCGTTGCAATTGACTCATGGCGCACTCCTCAAACCTGCGGGGTTTATTCAGCTGCGATCGCATCCCAACCACTTTTCACAGTGATCAGCAGACGAGCCACTTCGTCGATGATTTCAGGGTCGTTTTGCGCGTTGGCCAGGGTCAGGCGGACGGCCATGTATTCGTACAGGCTGTCGAGCTGCTGCAAGGCGGCCTTGTCGTCGGTCTTCTCTTCATCCAGGCCCTGACGCAGACC is a window of Pseudomonas taetrolens DNA encoding:
- a CDS encoding sigma-54 dependent transcriptional regulator; protein product: MWRETKILLIDDDSARRHDLAVILNFLGEENLASPSHDWEQAVSALSSSREVLCVLVGDVSIAGGVSGLLKTLAAWDEFLPIMLLGEISSVDLPEDQRRRVLSTLEMPPSYSKLLDSLHRAQVYREMYDHARVRGRHREPNLFRSLVGTSRAIQHVRQMMQQVADTEASVLILGESGTGKEVVARNLHYHSKRRDAPFVPVNCGAIPAELLESELFGHEKGAFTGAITSRAGRFELANGGTLFLDEIGDMPLPMQVKLLRVLQERTFERVGSNKTQSADVRIIAATHKNLESMIEVGAFREDLYYRLNVFPIEMAPLRERVEDIPLLMNELISRMEHEKRGSIRFNSGAIMSLCSHGWPGNVRELANLVERMAIMHPYGVIGIAELPKKFRYVDDEDEQMVENLRCDLEERAAINNAPDFTATAMLPPEGLDLKDYLAGLEQVLIQQALDDANGIVARAAERLRIRRTTLVEKMRKYGMSRREGDDQAED